The following are encoded together in the Anoplopoma fimbria isolate UVic2021 breed Golden Eagle Sablefish chromosome 9, Afim_UVic_2022, whole genome shotgun sequence genome:
- the pou4f2 gene encoding POU domain, class 4, transcription factor 2 isoform X2, translating to MMSLNSKQHFAMAHASLPEPKYSLHSSSEAMRRACLPTPPVPMCAFYLQLQSNIFGGLDESLLARAEALAAVDIVSQNKSHHHPPHHSPFKPDATYHTMNTLPCTSSSSSASSVPISHPSALSGHHHHHHHHHHHQPHQALEGDLLDHITPGLALGAMAGPDGSVVSTAAHPAHMAGMNHMHQAAINMAHAHGLQQHMGMSDVDADPRDLEAFAERFKQRRIKLGVTQADVGSALASLKIPGVGSLSQSTICRFESLTLSHNNMIALKPILQAWLEEAEKSHREKLNKPELFNGAEKKRKRTSIAAPEKRSLEAYFAIQPRPSSEKIAAIAEKLDLKKNVVRVWFCNQRQKQKRMKYSACV from the exons atgatgtctcTGAACAGCAAGCAGCATTTCGCCATGGCTCACGCCAGCTTGCCCGAGCCCAAGTACTCGTTGCATTCCTC CTCGGAGGCGATGCGCAGAGCCTGTCTCCCAACCCCACCGGTAC CTATGTGTGCATTCTATTTGCAATTGCAGAGCAATATATTCGGAGGGTTGGATGAGAGTTTGTTGGCCCGGGCTGAAGCTCTAGCGGCGGTGGATATAGTCTCGCAGAACAAGAGCCACCACCACCCTCCACATCACAGTCCCTTCAAGCCGGACGCAACCTACCACACCATGAACACTCTCCCCTGcacctcgtcttcctcctccgcctcctcggTGCCTATCTCCCATCCGTCAGCCCTGTCCggccaccaccatcaccaccaccatcaccaccaccaccagccccACCAGGCGCTGGAGGGGGACCTGCTGGACCACATCACCCCGGGACTGGCACTGGGAGCCATGGCAGGGCCGGATGGCTCGGTGGTTTCCACGGCTGCGCACCCTGCCCACATGGCGGGCATGAACCACATGCACCAGGCGGCCATCAACATGGCTCATGCCCACGGGCTACAGCAGCACATGGGCATGAGCGACGTGGACGCCGATCCGAGGGACTTGGAAGCCTTCGCGGAGAGGTTTAAGCAGAGACGGATCAAACTCGGGGTTACCCAGGCGGATGTAGGGTCAGCTTTAGCCAGCCTGAAGATACCCGGGGTGGGCTCCCTCAGCCAGAGCACCATCTGCCGATTCGAGTCCCTCACGCTGTCTCACAACAACATGATCGCTCTGAAGCCCATCCTGCAAGCGTGGCTCGAGGAAGCCGAGAAATCGCACAGGGAGAAACTTAATAAGCCCGAGTTGTTCAACGGCgcggagaagaagaggaagcgcACGTCGATAGCCGCGCCGGAGAAGAGGTCACTGGAGGCCTATTTCGCCATTCAGCCGCGTCCCTCCTCGGAGAAAATCGCAGCGATCGCGGAAAAGCTGGACCTGAAAAAGAACGTGGTGCGGGTCTGGTTCTGCAACCAGCGGCAGAAACAGAAACGAATGAAATACTCTGCATGCGTCTAA
- the pou4f2 gene encoding POU domain, class 4, transcription factor 2 isoform X1, translating to MMMMSLNSKQHFAMAHASLPEPKYSLHSSSSNSNVPSSSCSSSRHSNTIINSSGNSSSEAMRRACLPTPPSNIFGGLDESLLARAEALAAVDIVSQNKSHHHPPHHSPFKPDATYHTMNTLPCTSSSSSASSVPISHPSALSGHHHHHHHHHHHQPHQALEGDLLDHITPGLALGAMAGPDGSVVSTAAHPAHMAGMNHMHQAAINMAHAHGLQQHMGMSDVDADPRDLEAFAERFKQRRIKLGVTQADVGSALASLKIPGVGSLSQSTICRFESLTLSHNNMIALKPILQAWLEEAEKSHREKLNKPELFNGAEKKRKRTSIAAPEKRSLEAYFAIQPRPSSEKIAAIAEKLDLKKNVVRVWFCNQRQKQKRMKYSACV from the exons atgatgatgatgtctcTGAACAGCAAGCAGCATTTCGCCATGGCTCACGCCAGCTTGCCCGAGCCCAAGTACTCGTTGCATTCCTCGTCCTCCAATTCCAATGTACCCTCATCCTCCTGCTCGTCCTCCCGACACAGCAACACCATCATCAACAGCAGCGGCAACAGCAGCTCGGAGGCGATGCGCAGAGCCTGTCTCCCAACCCCACCG AGCAATATATTCGGAGGGTTGGATGAGAGTTTGTTGGCCCGGGCTGAAGCTCTAGCGGCGGTGGATATAGTCTCGCAGAACAAGAGCCACCACCACCCTCCACATCACAGTCCCTTCAAGCCGGACGCAACCTACCACACCATGAACACTCTCCCCTGcacctcgtcttcctcctccgcctcctcggTGCCTATCTCCCATCCGTCAGCCCTGTCCggccaccaccatcaccaccaccatcaccaccaccaccagccccACCAGGCGCTGGAGGGGGACCTGCTGGACCACATCACCCCGGGACTGGCACTGGGAGCCATGGCAGGGCCGGATGGCTCGGTGGTTTCCACGGCTGCGCACCCTGCCCACATGGCGGGCATGAACCACATGCACCAGGCGGCCATCAACATGGCTCATGCCCACGGGCTACAGCAGCACATGGGCATGAGCGACGTGGACGCCGATCCGAGGGACTTGGAAGCCTTCGCGGAGAGGTTTAAGCAGAGACGGATCAAACTCGGGGTTACCCAGGCGGATGTAGGGTCAGCTTTAGCCAGCCTGAAGATACCCGGGGTGGGCTCCCTCAGCCAGAGCACCATCTGCCGATTCGAGTCCCTCACGCTGTCTCACAACAACATGATCGCTCTGAAGCCCATCCTGCAAGCGTGGCTCGAGGAAGCCGAGAAATCGCACAGGGAGAAACTTAATAAGCCCGAGTTGTTCAACGGCgcggagaagaagaggaagcgcACGTCGATAGCCGCGCCGGAGAAGAGGTCACTGGAGGCCTATTTCGCCATTCAGCCGCGTCCCTCCTCGGAGAAAATCGCAGCGATCGCGGAAAAGCTGGACCTGAAAAAGAACGTGGTGCGGGTCTGGTTCTGCAACCAGCGGCAGAAACAGAAACGAATGAAATACTCTGCATGCGTCTAA